A single Thermoanaerobacterium sp. RBIITD DNA region contains:
- a CDS encoding ECF transporter S component produces MRGKSIWSVKFSTASLVLIPAAVGINYIGKMFAQVLKLPLWLDSIGTMLASMLAGPIIGSICGAINNVIYGLTADPISFIYALTSIAIGLAIGIMAKKGMFKNFGKVIVAGLIVALVSAIVSTPINIGFWGGQTGNVWGDTLFAFLSANKFPVWISSFLDEFVVDLPDKLATLIISYGIFKGLPQKLTVLYSNDDEIETL; encoded by the coding sequence ATGAGGGGAAAAAGCATTTGGTCAGTTAAATTTTCTACGGCATCATTAGTTCTTATCCCTGCCGCTGTAGGTATTAATTACATCGGCAAAATGTTTGCACAAGTTTTAAAACTACCGCTTTGGCTTGACTCAATAGGCACAATGTTGGCGAGTATGTTGGCAGGCCCAATAATTGGATCAATTTGCGGAGCTATCAATAATGTAATATATGGTCTTACAGCTGATCCAATATCTTTTATTTATGCTCTAACTAGTATAGCAATAGGTCTTGCAATTGGTATTATGGCAAAGAAAGGTATGTTTAAAAATTTTGGGAAAGTTATAGTAGCAGGTTTGATAGTTGCTCTTGTATCTGCGATCGTTTCAACTCCGATAAATATAGGTTTCTGGGGCGGACAGACAGGAAATGTTTGGGGAGATACATTATTTGCATTTTTGTCTGCTAACAAATTCCCAGTATGGATTTCATCATTTTTAGATGAGTTCGTAGTCGATCTTCCTGACAAACTAGCTACTTTAATTATTAGCTATGGAATATTTAAAGGGCTTCCACAAAAACTTACAGTGCTATATAGCAATGATGACGAAATAGAAACGCTTTAA
- a CDS encoding nucleoside phosphorylase produces the protein MVYEIQPHIRFGIDESADYAILPGDPKRVERVKEFLENTKDVAYNREFKTVSGFYKGVKILVTSTGIGGPSLGIAVEELKNLGVKAMIRIGSCGALQPNIKLGDLVMALGAVRDEGTSATYIEKSYPAVPDNYLLENIIESAKSLGATYHCGIIRSHDSFYTDKEDEIDRFWSTKGVLAADMESAPLFVIGRLRGIKTASILNVVVAYEGNLEEGINEYVDGKDAMALGEEREILTALEAIVRLNR, from the coding sequence ATGGTATATGAAATTCAACCGCATATAAGGTTTGGTATAGATGAAAGCGCAGATTATGCGATACTTCCAGGTGATCCAAAGAGAGTAGAAAGGGTTAAGGAGTTCCTTGAAAATACTAAGGATGTGGCATATAACAGGGAATTTAAAACGGTTTCGGGTTTTTATAAAGGTGTGAAGATTCTTGTAACTTCCACAGGTATAGGAGGGCCATCGCTTGGTATAGCTGTTGAAGAGTTGAAAAATCTAGGAGTAAAAGCTATGATACGTATAGGAAGCTGCGGTGCACTTCAGCCTAATATTAAATTAGGAGATTTAGTTATGGCTTTAGGAGCTGTAAGAGATGAAGGAACCTCTGCCACATATATTGAAAAAAGTTATCCTGCTGTACCTGATAATTATTTGCTGGAGAATATTATAGAAAGCGCAAAAAGCCTTGGAGCTACTTATCACTGTGGGATAATAAGAAGCCATGACAGTTTTTATACTGATAAGGAGGATGAAATAGATAGGTTTTGGTCGACTAAAGGTGTTTTAGCTGCTGATATGGAAAGCGCACCATTGTTTGTAATCGGCAGGCTTAGAGGGATTAAGACTGCATCAATACTTAATGTTGTCGTCGCTTATGAGGGTAATCTTGAAGAAGGCATCAACGAATATGTAGATGGAAAAGATGCGATGGCTTTAGGCGAAGAAAGAGAAATACTTACTGCCCTTGAAGCGATTGTGCGTTTAAACAGATAA
- a CDS encoding Crp/Fnr family transcriptional regulator, whose translation MMTIHNIIDIIENNAEIFKILKDCPYEILKQWEIKDYAKGTVICNQGEVYDYFYIIVSGSVDVYIVAENGKKYSQAVYTRGYYIGELEIFDKKPYICSVQALSPVRILRLKREYFLKWIEIDKNINNYVMHTLCKQFYNLSKKAGEDTLYSLKNRVCNYLISVGYKNPNYKKNIIVNIEKKQLSEKFAVTQRSINRILQFLKEKNIIDVNNTCIIIKDMDELIREEKKSRFE comes from the coding sequence ATGATGACAATACATAATATCATTGATATTATTGAAAATAACGCTGAAATTTTTAAAATTTTAAAAGACTGTCCATATGAAATATTAAAACAGTGGGAAATAAAGGATTATGCAAAGGGAACTGTAATATGCAATCAAGGTGAAGTGTATGATTATTTTTATATAATCGTAAGTGGCTCAGTAGATGTATATATAGTCGCAGAAAATGGTAAAAAGTATTCGCAGGCAGTTTATACCCGAGGGTATTATATAGGAGAGTTAGAGATATTTGATAAAAAACCTTATATCTGTTCTGTTCAAGCTTTAAGCCCAGTAAGAATTCTACGCTTAAAACGAGAATATTTTTTGAAATGGATTGAGATAGATAAAAATATCAATAATTATGTAATGCACACGTTGTGTAAACAATTTTATAATCTATCAAAAAAAGCTGGTGAGGATACATTATATTCATTAAAGAATAGAGTATGTAATTATCTAATAAGCGTTGGATATAAAAATCCAAATTATAAGAAAAATATCATAGTCAATATAGAAAAGAAACAATTAAGCGAGAAATTTGCAGTTACCCAAAGAAGCATAAATCGCATATTGCAGTTTCTCAAAGAAAAGAATATCATAGATGTAAATAATACATGCATAATAATAAAAGATATGGATGAACTAATAAGAGAAGAAAAGAAAAGTAGGTTTGAATGA
- a CDS encoding IS3 family transposase — MVNHHKYYDFNDARRAVFEHIESWYNRRRIHSAINYRTPREVYKTALLMA, encoded by the coding sequence GTGGTTAATCATCACAAATACTATGATTTTAATGATGCTCGAAGAGCAGTCTTTGAACATATAGAATCTTGGTACAACCGAAGAAGGATTCATAGTGCTATTAATTACAGAACCCCACGAGAGGTATATAAAACTGCTCTTCTAATGGCGTAA
- a CDS encoding IS3 family transposase: MSKNGIRYSEEFKQVEADKLKAEIKRFTESRCRYGAPKIQKVLKDRGKHISLKRIQRY, translated from the coding sequence GTGTCCAAAAACGGTATTCGATATTCGGAAGAATTTAAGCAGGTAGAAGCAGATAAGTTGAAAGCTGAAATAAAAAGATTTACTGAAAGCAGATGTCGTTATGGTGCTCCTAAAATCCAAAAAGTTTTAAAAGACCGTGGAAAACATATTTCTCTTAAAAGAATACAGCGTTATTAA
- a CDS encoding MFS transporter, with amino-acid sequence MVDKDHLLEANSFRSSLSSINMIVGYSIGGIIVSIFGNDISFLIDSLTFIIIAILIAFIRINYSYCIFKQQNIFIIINTFYFLRRNICSI; translated from the coding sequence TTGGTTGACAAAGACCATCTTTTAGAGGCAAATAGCTTTAGAAGCAGTTTATCAAGTATAAATATGATAGTGGGGTATTCTATAGGTGGTATAATTGTTTCGATATTTGGTAATGATATATCTTTTTTAATAGATAGTCTTACATTTATCATAATTGCGATTTTAATTGCCTTTATTAGAATAAATTACTCTTATTGCATTTTCAAACAGCAAAATATTTTTATTATCATCAATACTTTTTACTTTCTTAGGCGTAATATTTGTAGTATTTGA
- a CDS encoding radical SAM protein — translation MNIVDPIVSTIIDYVDKNPEKNLDTLANLMKKVAIMPRHKQQIESVREFLNNKDSNWYKFTLKGLKNIDKNILKTFVIDFFVNANLKGIPKQEEWEEKLEVSVPWAILMDPTEACNLRCVGCWAGQYKPHNLSFEVMDRVCTEAEELGIYFIVLSGGEPTVRMKDIVKLAERHKNQVFLLFTNGTLIDEEMVKEVKRVGNITFAISINGFKDNNDAIRGEGTFEKIMKAMDLMRENGVLFGYSATYTRTNVEEISSDEFIDMMIDKGAYFAWYFTYIPIGRDPDVKFMVTPEQRKYMYERINYIRATKELFAIDFWNDGEYSGGCIAGGRRYLHINAAGEVEPCAFIHYSNVNINEVSLLEALQSPIMKAYRKRQPFNQNMLRPCPLIDNPEKLLEIVEESGAKHTEASEASHIKNLYNDLRVVADNWGKVADEIREKKVNLSIHHSDEAQGMK, via the coding sequence ATGAACATTGTTGATCCAATTGTAAGTACTATCATTGATTATGTAGATAAGAACCCAGAAAAAAATTTAGACACATTAGCAAATCTTATGAAAAAAGTCGCAATAATGCCAAGACATAAGCAGCAAATAGAAAGTGTAAGAGAATTTTTAAATAACAAAGATAGCAACTGGTATAAATTTACTTTAAAGGGATTGAAAAATATTGACAAAAATATTTTAAAGACATTTGTAATCGACTTTTTCGTCAATGCTAATTTAAAAGGGATTCCAAAGCAAGAAGAATGGGAAGAAAAGTTGGAAGTGTCCGTACCATGGGCAATTTTGATGGATCCAACTGAAGCTTGTAATCTGAGGTGCGTTGGATGCTGGGCTGGTCAGTACAAACCACATAATCTTTCTTTTGAAGTGATGGACAGAGTGTGTACAGAAGCTGAAGAGTTAGGTATATATTTTATAGTTTTATCTGGCGGAGAGCCTACTGTTAGAATGAAAGATATTGTAAAGCTTGCTGAAAGACATAAAAATCAAGTATTCCTTTTATTTACGAACGGTACTCTCATTGATGAAGAGATGGTAAAAGAAGTTAAAAGAGTTGGTAATATTACTTTTGCAATAAGTATAAATGGATTTAAAGATAATAATGATGCTATTCGTGGAGAAGGAACTTTTGAAAAAATAATGAAAGCTATGGATTTAATGAGAGAAAACGGAGTTTTATTTGGTTATTCGGCTACATATACCAGGACAAATGTAGAAGAAATTTCTAGCGATGAATTTATAGATATGATGATAGATAAGGGTGCATATTTTGCTTGGTACTTTACGTATATTCCTATTGGTAGAGATCCCGACGTAAAATTTATGGTTACACCAGAGCAAAGAAAGTACATGTATGAAAGGATAAATTATATAAGAGCTACAAAAGAGCTTTTTGCCATAGATTTCTGGAATGATGGCGAATACAGTGGAGGATGTATTGCAGGAGGAAGAAGGTATCTACACATAAATGCAGCAGGAGAAGTTGAGCCTTGTGCTTTTATCCATTATTCCAATGTTAATATAAATGAAGTAAGTCTGCTTGAAGCATTGCAGTCTCCTATTATGAAGGCATATAGAAAGAGACAACCTTTTAATCAAAACATGTTAAGGCCCTGTCCTCTAATTGACAATCCAGAAAAGCTTTTAGAGATTGTTGAGGAGTCAGGTGCTAAACATACAGAAGCTAGTGAGGCCTCCCACATTAAGAACCTTTATAATGATTTAAGAGTAGTAGCAGATAATTGGGGTAAAGTAGCGGACGAAATTCGGGAGAAAAAAGTGAATCTGTCCATCCATCATTCTGATGAAGCACAGGGAATGAAATAA
- a CDS encoding YidC/Oxa1 family membrane protein insertase yields MLDFIAVPIGYLLKFIYEVLAFKNYGLAIIFLTIIVRTLLLPLYIKQYKAMSKINEIQPQIQKIQKKYKNDNEKLNQEIMKLYYENKINPASGFLPLLIQMPILFSLYYVISQPLKYMFRKAPDVIQKLFESIPLGPDKIANMPDLSIINYYSKHLDKLPNVSQMLNRDDLLNTNFFGINLGLVPISNLHQMSVENTALLLIPVLSAITTYISIKYSTQKSQETSENQMQYSMQMSMNLFAPIMTGIISFTVPAGLGLYWIVGNIYQTLQQLFMDKFIIKNSSKIEKDKEEKRLQKITG; encoded by the coding sequence ATGTTAGATTTTATTGCAGTTCCAATAGGTTATCTTTTGAAATTTATATATGAAGTTTTAGCATTTAAAAATTATGGATTAGCTATCATTTTTTTAACTATTATTGTAAGGACATTGTTGTTGCCTTTATACATTAAGCAGTATAAAGCTATGTCAAAAATAAATGAAATTCAACCACAAATACAGAAAATACAGAAAAAATATAAAAATGATAATGAGAAACTAAATCAAGAAATAATGAAGTTGTATTATGAAAATAAAATTAATCCTGCAAGTGGATTTTTACCATTACTAATACAAATGCCCATTTTATTTTCGCTATATTATGTAATATCACAGCCATTAAAATATATGTTTAGAAAAGCACCTGATGTTATTCAAAAGTTGTTTGAAAGCATTCCGCTGGGGCCAGATAAGATAGCAAATATGCCTGATTTAAGTATAATAAATTACTATAGTAAACATCTCGACAAGTTGCCAAATGTGAGCCAGATGCTGAATAGAGATGATCTACTGAATACGAATTTTTTCGGAATAAATTTAGGATTAGTGCCAATTTCAAATCTTCATCAAATGAGTGTCGAAAATACGGCTTTATTATTAATACCGGTATTATCTGCCATTACTACTTATATATCTATAAAATATTCAACGCAGAAATCTCAAGAAACAAGTGAAAATCAAATGCAATATTCTATGCAAATGAGTATGAATTTATTTGCTCCAATTATGACGGGAATTATCTCTTTTACTGTACCTGCTGGTTTAGGATTGTATTGGATAGTAGGTAATATATATCAAACATTACAACAATTGTTCATGGATAAATTTATTATTAAAAATAGTTCAAAGATAGAAAAAGATAAAGAAGAGAAAAGATTACAAAAAATAACAGGATAG
- a CDS encoding patatin-like phospholipase family protein — MRPKVGLILGGGAARGYAHLGVLKKLEEENISIDFIIGTSIGALIGAIYASGNDLEKIIKDVRDINFLKLIKMLDLNIPQKGFIKGDKIEKFLSSYMKNDFDELKIPLYAIATDIKQGREIIFSKGSVIKAVRASISIPVVFEPVEFQNTKLVDGSIINFDAIDLALKLGADIIIISDVSSNIDIRIFNRSFYNFVNNIKRILQSNNRTIYFERYFNSKKILPEIITITATTMKLLNDDLYEDNKEKNFEKKVYVIKPKVNDIRWYRFDHAEKCINLGLKAAEPVIQEVYEDLRKSEMFYREK; from the coding sequence ATGAGACCAAAAGTCGGGTTAATATTAGGTGGAGGGGCTGCAAGAGGATATGCACATCTTGGTGTGTTGAAAAAACTTGAGGAAGAAAATATTTCGATTGATTTTATAATAGGCACAAGTATTGGAGCTCTGATTGGTGCAATATATGCTTCAGGAAATGATTTGGAAAAGATAATTAAAGATGTGAGAGATATTAATTTTTTAAAGCTTATTAAAATGTTAGATTTAAATATTCCGCAAAAAGGATTTATAAAAGGTGACAAAATAGAAAAATTTTTATCTAGTTATATGAAAAATGATTTTGATGAACTCAAAATACCTCTTTATGCGATAGCAACAGACATTAAACAAGGTAGAGAAATAATATTTTCAAAAGGTTCAGTAATAAAGGCAGTAAGAGCAAGCATATCTATTCCTGTTGTATTTGAACCTGTAGAATTTCAAAATACTAAATTAGTTGATGGTTCAATTATTAATTTTGATGCAATAGATTTGGCTCTCAAATTAGGAGCAGATATAATTATAATTTCAGACGTAAGCTCAAATATTGATATTAGAATATTTAACAGGTCATTTTATAATTTCGTTAATAACATTAAAAGAATTCTACAAAGCAATAATAGAACAATATATTTTGAAAGATACTTTAATTCAAAAAAGATACTACCGGAAATTATAACTATTACGGCAACAACTATGAAATTATTAAACGACGATTTATATGAAGATAACAAAGAAAAAAATTTTGAGAAGAAAGTTTATGTAATAAAACCAAAGGTAAATGATATCCGATGGTACAGATTTGATCATGCGGAAAAATGCATAAACTTGGGCTTAAAAGCCGCAGAACCTGTTATCCAGGAAGTATACGAAGATTTACGCAAGTCGGAAATGTTTTATAGAGAGAAGTAA
- a CDS encoding lysophospholipid acyltransferase family protein, translating into MKGFNFYNLVRSTLRVLFRYVWKMQIIGIENIPANGPLIIVANHSSLLDGLVIVAAFNFRLTFFSAAYLFDVLGVGFVLKKIKAIPVSTYRKTVSSRKTVKDALDVLKNNGILMIFPEGGLYKTDEIVNIKSGASFFSVKAKVPVLPVAIIGTKNILPKGSFIPRIGKIIINVGCIIYPVDDIESMTCSIVDSLNKLVKGDVK; encoded by the coding sequence ATGAAGGGCTTTAATTTTTACAATTTAGTAAGAAGCACATTGCGTGTATTATTTAGATATGTATGGAAGATGCAAATAATAGGGATTGAAAATATTCCAGCTAATGGACCGCTTATCATTGTTGCTAATCATTCCAGTCTGTTGGATGGACTGGTTATAGTTGCAGCTTTTAATTTTAGACTGACATTTTTTTCAGCAGCATATTTATTTGACGTTTTAGGTGTAGGATTTGTGTTAAAAAAAATAAAAGCTATCCCCGTAAGTACATATAGAAAGACAGTTAGCTCAAGAAAAACTGTAAAGGACGCATTGGATGTGTTAAAAAATAACGGTATTCTAATGATTTTTCCTGAAGGTGGTTTGTACAAAACAGATGAAATTGTAAATATAAAGTCTGGAGCATCATTTTTCTCTGTAAAAGCAAAAGTACCGGTATTACCTGTTGCTATAATTGGAACTAAAAATATTTTACCTAAAGGAAGTTTTATTCCACGTATAGGGAAAATTATAATAAATGTTGGTTGCATTATATACCCCGTGGATGATATTGAAAGCATGACATGTTCAATTGTAGATAGTTTAAATAAATTGGTAAAAGGTGATGTGAAATGA
- a CDS encoding TetR/AcrR family transcriptional regulator, with the protein MEDKLNQPQKILNAAYKCISKKGYANVSLRDIANEAGVVLSQLNYYFGNKEGLFAEVIKMMINKYLHEINEALDIGGTARDKMSSLIKFFKEMLNNNPELFRLLYDLTGLAIWSSSFNTLLRNLFNELSNMIEEKILNKSNLKDNLINYSSKSVARMILGAMFGTAIQVILDSDEGDISDALNAVQIIFE; encoded by the coding sequence ATGGAGGATAAATTAAATCAACCACAAAAAATATTAAATGCTGCATATAAATGTATTTCAAAAAAAGGATATGCCAATGTTTCATTGAGGGATATTGCAAATGAGGCAGGTGTTGTATTAAGCCAATTAAATTATTATTTTGGAAATAAAGAAGGTCTTTTTGCTGAAGTAATAAAAATGATGATAAATAAGTATTTACATGAAATAAATGAAGCTTTGGATATAGGAGGAACAGCCCGTGACAAAATGTCATCTCTTATTAAATTTTTTAAAGAAATGCTAAATAATAATCCTGAATTATTCAGATTATTATACGACTTAACCGGACTGGCTATATGGTCATCTTCTTTTAATACCTTATTGAGAAATTTGTTTAATGAATTATCAAATATGATAGAAGAAAAAATTTTAAATAAAAGCAATTTGAAAGACAATTTAATAAATTATTCTTCAAAATCGGTGGCGAGGATGATACTTGGAGCAATGTTCGGTACGGCAATACAAGTAATTTTGGACTCCGATGAAGGGGATATATCAGATGCACTTAATGCTGTTCAGATTATTTTTGAGTAG
- a CDS encoding helix-turn-helix domain-containing protein, whose amino-acid sequence MLNKQEIILSYIRDGKSQRQISRETGIDRKVIRKYIKKYEEKRRDLINKGKIEGNADI is encoded by the coding sequence TTGTTAAACAAACAAGAAATTATATTATCATATATTAGAGATGGTAAATCTCAAAGACAGATATCTAGAGAAACTGGTATTGATAGAAAAGTTATTAGAAAATATATTAAAAAATATGAAGAAAAGAGAAGGGACTTGATAAATAAAGGGAAAATAGAAGGAAATGCCGATATTTAA
- a CDS encoding helix-turn-helix domain-containing protein, producing the protein MPEVARILDLKEDRVYALAMEGIIPIVRIGRQLRVDPDKLQEWIDNGGKAFDGGWKKEA; encoded by the coding sequence CTGCCGGAGGTTGCAAGAATACTTGACTTAAAGGAGGATCGGGTTTACGCATTGGCAATGGAAGGCATTATTCCAATAGTCCGTATAGGACGTCAATTGAGAGTAGATCCTGATAAATTGCAAGAATGGATTGATAATGGTGGTAAAGCATTTGATGGCGGTTGGAAAAAGGAGGCTTAA
- a CDS encoding Rpn family recombination-promoting nuclease/putative transposase has protein sequence MAQKYDISMKNIFSDMADDIMSYFLGLQYTKIDELNIEFARVERRDSDMIFKCTTDKGNVAVHIEFQSENDGKMSYRMLRYSLEIMEKHNLLPYQIVVYIGKDNVKMANSLSYDFGEQNTLNYRYRIINVGDIKYTDVVETDYYDLYLLLPLMDKNRRKEEREKYLERCVEAIKNIPVDINKKKDIAFKAEILSGIVYKREVIEKAFMEVVKMFRIEDSETYKMIIEKGIEKGIKKGIEEGEKGKSIKIAKKLLEEGMDIDKIAKITELSKEEIKKLMN, from the coding sequence ATGGCACAAAAATACGATATATCGATGAAAAATATTTTTTCTGATATGGCTGATGACATAATGAGTTATTTTCTTGGATTGCAATATACAAAAATTGATGAACTTAATATAGAATTTGCAAGAGTTGAGAGAAGGGACAGCGATATGATATTCAAATGCACTACAGATAAAGGAAATGTCGCTGTGCACATAGAATTTCAATCAGAAAATGACGGAAAAATGTCTTATAGGATGCTAAGATATTCGCTTGAGATAATGGAAAAGCATAATCTCTTACCATATCAGATAGTTGTTTATATAGGAAAAGACAATGTGAAAATGGCAAATAGCTTAAGCTACGACTTTGGAGAACAAAACACATTAAACTATAGATACAGGATAATAAACGTTGGTGACATAAAATATACTGATGTTGTAGAGACAGATTATTATGATTTATATTTGCTTCTTCCATTGATGGACAAAAATAGAAGGAAAGAAGAGAGAGAAAAATATTTGGAAAGATGTGTTGAAGCTATAAAAAATATTCCTGTAGACATAAACAAAAAGAAAGACATAGCATTTAAGGCTGAAATATTATCAGGTATAGTTTATAAAAGAGAAGTTATCGAAAAAGCTTTTATGGAGGTGGTAAAAATGTTTAGGATTGAAGATTCAGAAACATACAAAATGATAATTGAAAAAGGTATAGAAAAAGGTATCAAAAAAGGTATTGAAGAAGGTGAGAAAGGAAAAAGCATAAAGATTGCAAAAAAACTATTAGAAGAAGGTATGGACATCGATAAAATAGCGAAGATTACAGAATTATCGAAAGAGGAGATAAAAAAATTGATGAATTAG
- a CDS encoding helix-turn-helix domain-containing protein: protein MDKKLLRLPEVAEILDLKEDRVYALAREGILPVVHVGRQLRVDPDKLQEWINNGGKAYNGGWKKSS from the coding sequence ATGGATAAAAAATTATTAAGACTTCCTGAAGTGGCAGAAATATTAGATTTAAAGGAAGACAGAGTATATGCTTTGGCAAGAGAAGGCATTTTGCCTGTGGTTCATGTAGGCCGCCAGCTACGAGTAGATCCCGATAAATTACAAGAATGGATTAACAATGGTGGAAAAGCATATAATGGCGGCTGGAAAAAATCAAGTTAA
- a CDS encoding CHC2 zinc finger domain-containing protein, with the protein MFKYVKSNISLLQAIELYGFMPVKKGSHYFILCPFHADKNPSLAIYEDVYHCFGCQAHGDVIDFVSRYFNLTQPEALEKLAQDFGINLPNEKQKKKFKRQALKMRNDDKLYKEYIRKYNEVYDYLCKLNQLYTKIKQVVENPEDINTPEFIEACHMQDLIQYWIDLLLEGSTEDKIHVIKEVLDWKAKMK; encoded by the coding sequence GTGTTTAAATATGTCAAATCTAATATTTCCCTATTACAGGCTATAGAACTTTACGGTTTTATGCCTGTAAAAAAAGGTTCTCATTATTTTATACTTTGTCCATTTCATGCAGATAAGAATCCTTCCTTAGCAATCTATGAAGATGTCTATCATTGCTTTGGGTGCCAAGCCCATGGCGATGTTATAGACTTTGTTTCAAGATATTTTAACTTAACACAGCCAGAGGCATTAGAAAAGCTTGCACAGGATTTCGGCATAAATCTACCCAATGAAAAGCAAAAAAAGAAATTCAAAAGACAAGCTCTTAAAATGCGAAATGACGACAAGCTATATAAAGAATACATTCGCAAATACAATGAAGTATATGACTACTTATGTAAGCTTAATCAGTTATACACAAAAATAAAGCAAGTTGTTGAAAATCCTGAAGACATAAATACACCTGAATTTATTGAAGCATGTCATATGCAGGACTTAATACAGTACTGGATAGATTTACTCCTTGAAGGCAGCACCGAAGACAAAATACACGTAATAAAGGAGGTGTTAGATTGGAAAGCAAAGATGAAATAA